GCCCGGCCCCGCGGGGCTAGCAAGGGCATAACATGCCCACGCCCAATTCATAATTATTAATTCATAATTCAGAATTAACAGAAATGCTGCCTCCGCCCGATGCTTTTTTGCCTGAGCTCCAATTCCAGACTGCTCGCAGCAGCGGGCCGGGCGGGCAAAACGTGAACAAGGTTGAAACCAAGGTGGAGCTGCGCTTTCAACCCGGGGCCTCAGCCGTGCTCACGGAGGAGCAAAAGCAGCGGCTGCTCGAAAAGCTGGCCTCGCGCCTCACGGCCGAGGGCGTGCTCATCGTTACGGCGCAGGAGTCGCGGAGCCAGCAGCGCAACAAGGAGCTGGCCGTGCAAAAGTTTTACGAGCTGCTGCAGCGCAGCCTGCATCGGCCGAAGGCCCGCAAGGCTACCAAGCCCGGCGCGGGCGCCGTGCGCAAGCGCCTCGAAGGCAAGCGGCGCCAATCCGAAAAGAAAGCCAACCGCCGCGGCGACTACTAGCGGGGTTTAGTTAAGATCCAGGCCGAACAGCACGCCAACCCAGGGCTTGTGCTGGTAAATCCAGTGGCGTCCATCGGGGCCGAACAGGTGGTCGGCACCTAGGGCCAGGCCAATGTTGAACACGCGCGCATCGTAAATAAAAGCCGCGCCGGCGTGGGCCACCATGCCCTCGTACTCGGCCACGGCGGCGCGCTGGTTGGTTACGTCGGGGTTGATGACGGCGGCGCCCAGCCCGGCAAACAAGCCGTAGCCAAAGCCTAGGTCGCGCACGGCAGGCGGGCGGCCGGGGCGGCGGCCGGGCGAGCTGAGGTGATAAAAATCGAGGCGCCGGCCCAGGTACAGTGCCGCGTTAAATTGCGTGTTCAGCTGCAAGGGCAGCGGCGCCCGCGCCGGCCTGATTTTGAAGGGCAGCGTGAAGACATCCACATCGAAGCGGCGCGCCAGCACGGTGGTGTGCTGCCCGGGCGGCAGCGCCACAGCCTGCGCGGGCGGGGCCTCGTCGGTGGGGGCAAGCAGCAGCGTATCGGTGGCCTGGTGCAGGTAGGCCGATTGCAAGCGGCGGGCATGCAGGGCGGGTACCGTGCTGCGCAGCACGCGGTAGCGGCCGTCGGGTAGCGTTTCTACTTTGCCCACCACAGTGCAGCCGGCCAGTCCGGCCACGGCCCAGGCGGCCAGGGCCCGGTTGCCAAGGCTCTTGCGCCAAGCTGCTTGCCTAGGTACCATGGCCACGGGCGCGGTTAGAGGAGCGTACCGCTCAGGATGGCCGAGGCCAGCGAGAAGTAGATGATGAGCCCCGTGACATCGACCAGGGTAGCTACAAACGGCGCCGACGAGGTGGCCGGGTCGAGGCCGAGGCGCTTGAGCAGCAGCGGCAGCATGGAGCCGGCCAGGGTGCCCCACAGCACAATCCCCATCAGCGAGAAGGCCACGGTGGTGCCTACCAGCTTCCAGTAAGGCCCGTACTCCTGAAACACGGTGGCCCACACGGCGATGCGCAGGAAACCAACCAGCCCTAGAATGGCGCCCAGAATCAGGCCCGAAAGCAGCTCGCGGCGCATAATCAGCCACCAGTCGGAAAGGGAGATTTCGCCCAGCGACAGGGCGCGGATAACCAGCGTTACGGCCTGCGAACCGGAGTTGCCGCCCGAGCTGATAATCAGCGGCACGAACGAGGCCAGCACCACGGCGCGCTGGATTTCGTCCTCGAACTGGTGCATGGCCGAAGCCGTGAGCATTTCGCCCAGCA
The sequence above is drawn from the Hymenobacter sp. YIM 151858-1 genome and encodes:
- the arfB gene encoding alternative ribosome rescue aminoacyl-tRNA hydrolase ArfB, with the translated sequence MPELQFQTARSSGPGGQNVNKVETKVELRFQPGASAVLTEEQKQRLLEKLASRLTAEGVLIVTAQESRSQQRNKELAVQKFYELLQRSLHRPKARKATKPGAGAVRKRLEGKRRQSEKKANRRGDY